The proteins below are encoded in one region of Flavobacterium sp. IMCC34852:
- the asnB gene encoding asparagine synthase (glutamine-hydrolyzing) — protein MCGIFGCIGTLDAEKKNRISSSLKHRGPDGQYFKEFNSLTFFHARLSIIDVAGGNQPFETENVILVFNGEIYNYKALAKQHQLSLNTASDTEVIIALYAKMGTAAFEQLDGMFAFALYDKQEKNIYLVRDRSGKKPLYFSPNNGFSFASEINALLVYKSASDINHQHLKWYLQKGFVSGENTIYNDIFEVLPAHYYTYNVETHKISRSQYWKFEDYFLSQKIKDKNVALEQLDDLFAKAVEKRILSSDFEVGAFLSGGIDSSLVCAFAVKTNPNLKTFTVKMKGGFDESEVASLIAKQLKTSHHELTIDYDSLANDYEKIVTSYGEPIIDESIIPSYYVAKAASEHVRVILNGDGGDEIFGGYRRYVLYKNYEKIKLFSGLGRNILRLLPATDDKNGTLSKLNRLSDFFKYEGDEQYFSASTDLFFDAPGFNKLEDGHYFSHKSMFGTSFSLLEKTMLTDFYGILPKILFKKMDIATMQSSIEGRSPFLDTNLMEWSASLDQNLKVKGFTSKYLLRELNKKYIDGSVYKLPKKGFEVSVKDLLNNQLKEMYSDYLHSNNPYYANFIDQKYIKDFYLQEGKINDVKRYKGLLVLLNLEIWHKNLIKR, from the coding sequence ATGTGTGGAATATTTGGTTGTATAGGTACTTTAGATGCCGAAAAGAAAAACAGGATAAGCTCTTCACTTAAACATCGTGGACCGGATGGTCAGTATTTTAAAGAGTTTAACTCCCTCACTTTTTTTCATGCAAGATTAAGCATCATTGATGTGGCTGGAGGAAACCAACCTTTTGAAACTGAAAATGTAATATTGGTATTTAACGGAGAAATTTATAATTATAAAGCACTGGCTAAACAACACCAACTTTCCTTAAATACCGCGTCTGATACAGAAGTAATTATTGCCTTGTATGCCAAAATGGGCACCGCTGCTTTTGAGCAGTTGGATGGTATGTTTGCTTTTGCCTTGTATGACAAGCAAGAAAAAAATATTTATTTGGTCAGAGATCGTTCGGGTAAAAAACCACTTTATTTTTCCCCTAATAACGGATTTTCATTTGCCAGTGAAATCAATGCTTTGTTGGTTTATAAATCGGCATCCGACATCAACCATCAACACCTGAAATGGTATCTTCAAAAAGGATTTGTAAGTGGAGAAAACACCATATATAATGATATTTTCGAAGTTTTACCGGCACATTATTATACCTACAATGTCGAAACCCATAAAATAAGCCGTTCTCAGTATTGGAAATTTGAGGACTATTTTTTATCCCAAAAAATAAAAGATAAGAACGTTGCGCTCGAGCAATTGGATGACTTGTTTGCCAAAGCAGTAGAAAAAAGAATATTGTCGAGTGATTTTGAAGTTGGCGCCTTTTTGAGTGGCGGAATTGATAGTAGCTTGGTTTGTGCTTTTGCGGTTAAAACCAACCCTAATTTGAAGACTTTTACCGTAAAAATGAAAGGTGGTTTTGATGAATCGGAAGTAGCGTCTTTGATTGCCAAGCAGTTAAAAACCAGTCACCATGAGCTAACCATTGATTACGATTCTCTCGCAAATGATTATGAAAAGATAGTGACTTCTTATGGAGAACCTATAATAGATGAAAGTATAATTCCGTCTTATTATGTTGCCAAAGCCGCCTCTGAACACGTCAGGGTTATTTTAAATGGCGATGGAGGCGATGAAATTTTTGGAGGTTACCGACGTTATGTCCTCTATAAAAATTATGAAAAAATAAAACTTTTTAGCGGTTTAGGAAGGAATATACTTAGGCTATTACCCGCAACAGATGACAAAAACGGTACCTTGTCTAAATTAAATCGATTGTCTGATTTTTTTAAGTATGAAGGTGATGAACAATATTTCAGCGCTTCAACAGACTTGTTTTTTGACGCGCCTGGTTTTAACAAACTTGAAGATGGTCACTATTTTTCGCACAAGTCAATGTTTGGAACATCTTTTTCATTGCTTGAAAAAACTATGTTGACGGATTTTTATGGTATCTTACCTAAAATATTATTCAAAAAAATGGACATTGCCACCATGCAAAGCAGTATTGAAGGAAGATCTCCTTTTTTAGATACAAATTTGATGGAATGGAGCGCTTCTTTAGACCAAAATTTAAAAGTAAAAGGATTTACGTCTAAGTACTTGTTGAGAGAACTGAATAAAAAATATATAGACGGTAGTGTGTATAAATTGCCTAAAAAAGGATTCGAAGTTTCAGTAAAAGATTTATTGAACAATCAGTTAAAAGAAATGTATTCGGATTATTTACACAGCAATAATCCATATTATGCTAACTTTATAGACCAAAAATACATTAAGGATTTTTATCTGCAAGAGGGAAAAATCAATGATGTTAAGCGATATAAAGGATTGTTGGTACTGTTGAATCTTGAAATTTGGCATAAAAATTTAATAAAAAGATAA
- a CDS encoding GNAT family N-acetyltransferase: MDNNFVYQWAKPEDVDQIVALFELCLGTEGGAPTVGFWNWKHNQNPGGISPVILAWDKDKLIGIRAFMCFKFHSKDGIYKAYRPVDTATHPDYQGKGIFKKLTLTLIEDLQQIEEKAFIFNTPNTQSKPGYLKMGWKVWGKPLIQVMPTFAFWGGNFKKHQTQLLQHDFSNILVNKDEKLSVCKDADYYKWRYQDIALQQYGLVEIDNYLIIYRQKKVKFLKEFRICDIIYKNSSCETMPVFVLIRLLFLFPPGFITFISQNKFLLSLKLKSKAPMVTYRKVKETDAAISFNAIDWNIGELELF, encoded by the coding sequence ATGGATAATAACTTTGTTTACCAATGGGCTAAACCGGAAGATGTTGACCAAATTGTTGCCCTCTTTGAGCTTTGTTTGGGCACTGAAGGTGGTGCGCCAACTGTAGGTTTTTGGAATTGGAAGCATAATCAAAATCCGGGAGGAATATCCCCTGTGATTTTGGCTTGGGATAAGGATAAACTTATTGGAATCAGGGCTTTTATGTGTTTTAAATTTCACAGTAAAGATGGAATTTATAAAGCCTACAGACCTGTTGATACTGCCACTCATCCGGATTATCAGGGCAAAGGAATTTTTAAAAAATTGACGCTGACTTTAATTGAAGATTTGCAACAAATAGAGGAAAAAGCCTTTATCTTCAATACGCCCAATACACAATCTAAACCGGGCTATTTAAAAATGGGTTGGAAGGTATGGGGAAAACCTTTGATACAAGTTATGCCGACATTTGCTTTTTGGGGAGGCAATTTTAAAAAACATCAGACCCAATTATTACAACATGATTTTTCTAATATCTTGGTTAATAAAGACGAAAAACTATCGGTTTGTAAAGATGCCGATTATTACAAATGGCGTTACCAAGATATTGCTTTACAACAATATGGACTGGTAGAAATTGACAATTATTTGATTATTTACCGACAAAAAAAAGTCAAGTTTTTGAAGGAATTCAGAATATGTGATATCATATATAAAAACAGTAGTTGTGAAACGATGCCTGTTTTTGTTTTGATTCGACTGCTTTTTTTGTTCCCGCCCGGATTTATTACCTTTATCAGTCAGAACAAGTTTCTGCTTAGCTTAAAGCTAAAAAGCAAAGCACCAATGGTTACTTACAGAAAAGTCAAAGAAACCGATGCCGCTATATCTTTTAATGCCATTGATTGGAACATTGGGGAACTAGAACTTTTTTAA